A single region of the Solwaraspora sp. WMMD791 genome encodes:
- a CDS encoding acyl-ACP desaturase, with the protein MSQTALLIELEPVVADNLNRHLGLAKEWFPHEYVPWSEGRTFDGLLGGEPWSPTDSQIPDIARTALIVNLLTEDNLPSYHHEIASLFGRDGAWGTWVHRWTAEEGRHGIAIRDYLTVTRAVDPVALERARMEHMSNGYANVHGDEVLHSLAYVSFQELATRISHRNTGKATGDPHCERLLARVAADENLHMMFYRNLLGAAFELAPSQAMRAVADVVADFQMPGAGIDGFARKSVAIALAGIYDLRQHRDEVLAPVLRQWDIWNVTGLDADGEAAREQLAAQMDQLETAAARFEARREERRARGR; encoded by the coding sequence ATGTCCCAGACCGCGCTGCTCATCGAGCTCGAACCGGTGGTCGCCGACAACCTCAACCGGCATCTCGGTCTGGCCAAGGAGTGGTTCCCGCACGAGTACGTGCCGTGGAGTGAGGGGCGCACCTTCGACGGACTGCTCGGCGGCGAGCCGTGGTCGCCGACCGACTCGCAGATCCCCGACATCGCGCGGACCGCGCTGATCGTCAACCTGCTGACCGAGGACAACCTGCCGTCCTACCACCACGAGATCGCCAGCCTGTTCGGTCGCGACGGTGCCTGGGGTACCTGGGTGCACCGGTGGACCGCCGAGGAGGGGCGGCACGGCATCGCCATCCGTGACTACCTGACCGTGACCCGGGCGGTCGACCCGGTGGCGTTGGAGCGGGCCCGGATGGAGCACATGTCCAACGGGTACGCCAACGTCCACGGCGACGAGGTGCTGCACTCCCTGGCGTACGTGTCGTTCCAGGAGTTGGCGACCCGGATCTCGCACCGCAACACCGGCAAGGCCACCGGTGACCCGCACTGCGAGCGGCTGCTCGCCCGGGTCGCCGCCGACGAGAACCTGCACATGATGTTCTACCGCAACCTGCTCGGCGCGGCGTTCGAGCTGGCGCCGAGTCAGGCGATGCGGGCGGTCGCCGACGTGGTCGCCGACTTCCAGATGCCCGGTGCCGGGATCGACGGCTTCGCCCGCAAGTCGGTGGCGATCGCCCTGGCCGGCATCTACGACCTGCGTCAGCACCGCGACGAGGTGCTCGCGCCGGTGCTGCGCCAGTGGGACATCTGGAACGTCACCGGGCTGGACGCCGACGGTGAGGCGGCCCGGGAGCAGCTGGCCGCGCAGATGGACCAGCTGGAGACCGCCGCCGCGCGGTTCGAGGCCCGTCGCGAGGAGCGCCGCGCCCGCGGCCGCTGA